In Kordia antarctica, the following proteins share a genomic window:
- a CDS encoding TraB/GumN family protein, whose product MNKKLSLLILCVLTLFISCNSNKSVANSSKSPKLEKSLLWKISGKGLQKPSYLYGTIHLTCDYNFTDKLKKAFDETDRLVLEIDMSDPKLQSEMMKLIFMEDGITIQSLLNEEDYKTLADFFKEQVGLDLKLFNTMKPLAITSTITSKMAVCDNGVAYDMEFMKVAKAQNEKIIGLETIADQMKVFDDIPYEDQLKDLVKMAKEGMEESKKGFDEMTRYYNAEDLDGLLKVTLDQGLEADFQENLVDQRNRNWIPLIEKITAEAPTFIGVGALHLPGEQGVINLLRKQGYVVTPVY is encoded by the coding sequence ATGAATAAAAAGCTTTCATTACTAATACTTTGCGTACTTACATTATTTATTAGTTGTAACTCCAACAAATCAGTTGCCAACAGTTCAAAAAGTCCAAAACTTGAAAAATCATTACTTTGGAAAATTTCAGGGAAAGGACTTCAAAAACCTTCCTATTTATACGGAACAATTCACTTAACATGCGATTATAATTTTACAGATAAACTCAAAAAAGCATTTGACGAAACCGACAGGTTGGTGTTAGAAATTGATATGTCAGATCCGAAATTGCAATCCGAAATGATGAAACTCATCTTTATGGAAGATGGAATAACGATTCAAAGTTTACTAAATGAAGAAGATTATAAAACATTAGCTGATTTTTTTAAAGAACAAGTCGGACTCGATTTAAAATTGTTTAACACCATGAAACCATTGGCAATTACCTCAACAATTACTTCCAAAATGGCAGTTTGTGACAATGGAGTTGCCTACGACATGGAATTTATGAAAGTAGCAAAAGCGCAAAATGAAAAAATTATTGGTTTGGAAACGATTGCTGATCAAATGAAAGTTTTTGATGATATTCCGTATGAAGATCAGTTAAAAGACTTAGTGAAAATGGCGAAAGAAGGAATGGAAGAAAGCAAAAAAGGCTTTGACGAAATGACACGTTATTATAACGCAGAAGATTTAGATGGTTTGCTAAAAGTTACTCTCGATCAAGGATTAGAAGCTGATTTCCAAGAAAATTTAGTAGATCAACGCAATCGCAATTGGATTCCACTTATTGAAAAAATCACGGCAGAAGCTCCAACTTTTATTGGCGTTGGCGCATTGCATTTACCTGGCGAACAAGGCGTAATTAACTTATTAAGAAAACAAGGATATGTTGTTACTCCTGTATATTAA
- a CDS encoding UPF0158 family protein encodes MNTYDAKIIREIAQSLDCGEDCYLHKKTQEIITIPSDFELMEEEFQEIFEPFVTKVEKNKKDFIKFEVLESPESYKIMDKFAYQLADIEFGAKLTNILNARKPFQNFKLAIDDSEYRESWFAFKQKEIEKIVTSILEVSEK; translated from the coding sequence ATGAATACATATGATGCTAAAATTATTAGAGAAATCGCCCAAAGTTTAGATTGTGGCGAAGATTGTTATCTTCATAAGAAAACGCAAGAAATCATTACAATTCCAAGTGATTTTGAGCTTATGGAGGAAGAATTTCAAGAAATTTTTGAGCCTTTTGTGACGAAAGTTGAAAAAAATAAAAAAGACTTTATCAAGTTTGAAGTTTTGGAAAGTCCGGAATCATATAAAATCATGGATAAGTTTGCGTATCAATTAGCTGATATTGAATTTGGTGCAAAATTAACGAACATTTTGAATGCTAGAAAACCGTTTCAAAACTTCAAATTAGCAATCGATGATTCAGAATACAGAGAAAGTTGGTTTGCTTTTAAACAGAAAGAAATTGAAAAAATAGTTACTTCCATACTAGAAGTATCTGAAAAATAA
- a CDS encoding anti-sigma factor: MDSKEYIASGILELFVAGALSEKENEEVHAMMLQYPEVTQEVLSIEAAILSLTAATASKDTTGIFEIIRQKLGLTETEETKVIPLQKPNSIFRYAGWAAAVVVGIGLVFSVLKTNDLQSEIEVVTTEKEALKDQIYKANSDLTAATDLLGVLRTKDIISVALGGQAVSPESYAKVYWDKKANSIYLDLQGLPEPPEGKVYQVWSLTLNPLIPTSLGVIDEFSTDKDKVFDLKNANESEAFGITLEPAGGSESPNLEQLYTLGVVASNP; the protein is encoded by the coding sequence ATGGATAGTAAAGAATACATAGCATCTGGAATATTAGAACTGTTTGTGGCAGGCGCGCTTTCTGAAAAAGAAAACGAAGAAGTGCATGCAATGATGTTGCAGTATCCTGAAGTTACGCAAGAAGTACTTTCTATAGAAGCAGCAATACTTAGTTTAACAGCTGCAACGGCAAGTAAAGATACTACTGGGATTTTCGAAATTATTAGACAAAAATTAGGACTTACAGAAACAGAAGAAACGAAAGTGATTCCGCTACAAAAACCAAATTCAATATTCCGTTATGCAGGTTGGGCAGCCGCAGTTGTAGTAGGAATAGGATTGGTGTTTTCTGTATTAAAAACTAACGATTTACAATCTGAAATAGAAGTTGTTACTACAGAGAAAGAAGCGTTAAAAGATCAAATTTATAAAGCCAATAGCGACTTAACTGCAGCTACAGATTTATTAGGTGTTTTACGAACTAAAGATATTATTTCGGTGGCACTTGGCGGACAAGCAGTTTCACCAGAATCATATGCGAAAGTATATTGGGATAAAAAGGCAAATAGCATTTACTTAGATTTACAAGGTTTACCAGAACCACCAGAAGGGAAAGTATATCAAGTTTGGTCGTTGACACTAAATCCTTTAATACCAACAAGTTTAGGTGTTATTGATGAATTTTCTACGGATAAAGACAAAGTATTTGACTTGAAAAACGCAAACGAATCAGAAGCATTCGGAATTACTTTAGAGCCAGCTGGCGGAAGTGAATCTCCAAACTTAGAACAATTGTATACA
- a CDS encoding NADPH-dependent 2,4-dienoyl-CoA reductase, whose product MKYKHIFEPLDLGFTTLKNRVLMGSMHTGLEEEKNGFERLAVFYGERAKGGVGLIVTGGMAPSVRGWLIPFSSRMSTRKHARKHKVITEAVHKNGGKICMQILHAGRYGHHPLNVAPSAIKSPITPFKPSKLSNSSVKRTIKSFANSATLAKMAGYDGVEIMGSEGYLINQFIAERTNQRDDEWGGNYANRMKFAVETVKAVREAVGDKFIIIYRLSMLDLVDKGSSWEEVVQLGKAIEKAGATIINTGIGWHESRIPTIATSVPRAAFAWITERMKKEVSLPLITSNRINMPSVAEKILADGQADMISMARPFLADAEWVNKAQEEKADEINTCIACNQACLDHIFKQKVASCLVNPRACHETEFDYKPASIKKKIAVIGAGPAGLAAATIAAQRGHEVTLFDDNKETGGQFNIAKQIPGKEEFYETIRYFNKQIELHKVTVKLNTRVTADELSQGDFEEIILATGIKPRTPKIDGITHEKVLSYVDVLKHKKPVGKRVAVIGAGGIGFDVSEYLSHDGESTSQNVDAWLAEWGIDKSLEARGGIENMKPNFHGSPREIFMFKRSKGKFGGNLGKTTGWIHRTNLKKKNVQFVGEVEYTKIDDLGLHYVQNDEAKILEVDNIVICAGQTPLKELMEPLQAKGLTVHIIGGADIAAELDAKRAIDQGCRLAAKL is encoded by the coding sequence GAACCTTTAGATTTAGGATTCACAACACTTAAAAACAGAGTGTTAATGGGATCAATGCACACAGGTTTAGAAGAAGAGAAAAATGGATTTGAACGATTAGCAGTTTTCTACGGCGAACGTGCAAAAGGTGGCGTAGGATTAATTGTTACTGGTGGAATGGCGCCAAGTGTTCGCGGTTGGTTAATACCTTTTTCGTCACGAATGAGTACAAGGAAACATGCTCGTAAACATAAAGTCATCACAGAAGCTGTACATAAAAACGGCGGAAAAATATGTATGCAAATTCTGCATGCAGGACGCTACGGACATCATCCATTAAATGTTGCACCTTCCGCAATAAAATCACCAATAACACCTTTTAAACCAAGTAAATTATCTAATTCATCAGTTAAAAGAACGATCAAAAGTTTTGCAAATTCGGCAACATTGGCAAAAATGGCAGGATATGATGGCGTAGAAATTATGGGTTCTGAAGGATATTTAATCAATCAATTTATTGCAGAACGTACCAACCAACGTGACGACGAATGGGGCGGAAATTACGCAAATAGAATGAAGTTTGCCGTTGAAACTGTAAAAGCAGTTCGCGAAGCCGTTGGCGATAAGTTCATCATTATTTATCGGTTGTCTATGCTTGATTTGGTTGATAAAGGAAGCAGTTGGGAAGAAGTCGTGCAACTTGGAAAAGCAATTGAAAAAGCAGGCGCAACCATTATTAATACAGGAATTGGTTGGCATGAATCACGAATTCCTACGATTGCAACTTCAGTTCCGAGAGCCGCGTTTGCGTGGATTACGGAACGTATGAAAAAAGAAGTGAGTTTACCGCTGATAACTTCCAACAGAATCAATATGCCAAGTGTAGCCGAAAAGATTTTGGCAGACGGACAAGCAGATATGATTTCGATGGCACGTCCGTTTTTGGCAGATGCCGAATGGGTAAATAAAGCTCAGGAAGAAAAAGCAGATGAAATTAATACGTGTATTGCATGCAATCAGGCGTGTTTAGATCATATTTTTAAGCAAAAAGTAGCGAGCTGTTTGGTAAATCCGAGAGCATGTCACGAAACTGAATTTGATTACAAACCGGCAAGTATCAAAAAGAAAATTGCCGTAATTGGTGCTGGTCCAGCAGGATTGGCAGCAGCAACTATTGCAGCGCAACGCGGACATGAAGTAACGTTGTTTGACGATAACAAGGAAACTGGCGGACAGTTTAACATCGCGAAGCAAATTCCTGGAAAAGAAGAATTTTACGAAACTATTCGTTATTTTAATAAGCAAATCGAATTGCATAAAGTTACCGTAAAACTTAATACACGCGTTACCGCAGATGAACTTTCGCAAGGAGATTTTGAAGAAATAATTCTGGCAACAGGAATAAAACCAAGAACTCCAAAAATTGACGGAATTACTCATGAAAAAGTATTGAGTTATGTTGATGTTTTAAAGCATAAAAAACCAGTAGGAAAACGTGTTGCTGTCATTGGAGCAGGAGGAATTGGCTTTGATGTTTCTGAATATTTATCGCACGACGGCGAATCTACTTCACAGAATGTTGACGCTTGGTTGGCAGAATGGGGAATTGATAAAAGCTTAGAAGCACGCGGCGGAATTGAAAATATGAAACCAAACTTTCACGGTTCGCCAAGAGAAATTTTTATGTTCAAGCGTAGCAAAGGGAAATTTGGTGGGAATTTAGGAAAAACTACAGGTTGGATTCACAGAACAAATCTTAAAAAGAAAAACGTACAGTTTGTTGGAGAAGTTGAGTATACAAAAATTGACGATTTAGGATTACATTACGTACAAAATGACGAAGCAAAAATATTGGAAGTTGACAATATTGTGATTTGTGCAGGACAAACGCCTTTAAAAGAATTGATGGAACCTTTACAAGCAAAAGGATTGACAGTCCATATTATTGGTGGCGCAGATATTGCCGCTGAGTTAGACGCAAAACGTGCGATAGATCAAGGATGTAGATTGGCGGCTAAGTTGTAG
- a CDS encoding RNA polymerase sigma factor, translating to MKLEILIKKFQEKDAKAFESLYEMYNESIFGVVNTIVRNEDIAAEIMQDVFIKAWNKSDNYNAKKGRFFTWLLNIARNAAIDKTRSKSFKNAQQNHDIDFFVHSIETNDSLDEKTNAIGIKEYVNKLADKCKKIIHYIYFKGYTQKETAETLEIPLGTVKTRNRNCISELRKMLEV from the coding sequence ATGAAGTTAGAAATACTCATTAAAAAATTTCAAGAAAAAGATGCCAAAGCATTTGAATCGTTGTACGAAATGTATAATGAAAGCATCTTTGGTGTCGTAAATACAATTGTAAGAAATGAAGACATAGCTGCGGAAATAATGCAAGATGTGTTTATAAAAGCATGGAATAAGTCAGATAATTATAATGCTAAAAAAGGTCGTTTTTTCACGTGGTTACTGAATATTGCTAGAAATGCTGCTATTGATAAGACGCGCTCAAAATCTTTTAAGAACGCTCAACAAAACCATGACATCGATTTTTTCGTACATAGTATAGAGACCAATGATAGTTTGGATGAAAAGACGAATGCTATTGGTATTAAAGAGTATGTAAACAAGCTTGCAGATAAGTGTAAAAAGATAATACATTACATTTATTTTAAAGGATACACACAAAAAGAAACGGCTGAAACCCTCGAAATCCCGTTAGGAACTGTAAAAACTAGAAATAGAAATTGTATTAGCGAACTTAGAAAAATGTTAGAAGTATAG
- a CDS encoding CAL67264 family membrane protein yields MGMNKNTVLAWATLIMILVGIGLIALGAFRYDDVAGYGFAAVGIGFFAIAWVFNALKGRV; encoded by the coding sequence ATGGGAATGAACAAGAATACTGTACTTGCTTGGGCAACATTGATTATGATATTGGTAGGAATTGGATTAATTGCTCTTGGAGCCTTTAGATATGATGATGTTGCTGGATATGGATTTGCGGCAGTTGGTATTGGATTCTTTGCTATTGCATGGGTTTTTAATGCTTTAAAAGGTCGTGTATAA